CTACGCCCCCGGAATCTCCCCGAGCGCCACCGCCCGCCGCTCCCGGCGCGAGATCTCGCAGGCCTCGGCGATCCGCAGCGCCTCCAGGGCCTGCCGCCCGTCACAGGGATTGGGCCGCTCGCCGCGCAGCACGTCCACGAAGGCGCACAGTTCGGCCTCGTAGGCGGGGGCGAACCGCTCCAGGAAGCCGGTCCAGGGCTTGTCCGCGGGCGGCGGCCCGCTCGGTTCGGTGGAGGCGAGCGGCGTACGGTCGTCCAGACCGACCACGGCCGTGTCGTGCTCGCCGGCCAGCTCCATGCGGACGTCGTAGCCGGCGCCGTTCACCCGGGTCGCGCTCGCGGTGGCCAGGGTGCCGTCGTCCAGGGTGAGCAGCGCCGCCCCCGTGCCGACGTCGCCGGCCTCCCGGAACATCGCGGGGCCGGCGTCCGAGCCGGTGGCGTAGACGTCGGTCACCTCGCGGCCGGTCACCCAGCGCAGGACGTCGAAGTCATGGATGAGCGTGTCCCGGAACAGGCCGCCGGACAGCGGCAGCCAGTCGGCCGGGGGAGGGGACTGGTCGCAGGTCAGGGCGCGGACGGTGTGCAGCCGGCCGAGCCGCCCGGAGCGTACCGCCTCGCGGGCGCCCGCGTATCCGGCGTCGAACCGCCGCTGGAAGCCCATCTGGAGCACCGTCTGGGCCGCCGCCACCTCGGCGAGCGCCTGGAGCGTGCCCGGGACGTCCAGGGCGATCGGCTTCTCGCAGAAGACCGGCAGGCCCGAGCGGGCCGCCCGGCCGATCAGCTCGGCGTGCGCCGCGGTCGCCGTCGTGATCACCACCGCGTCCACGCCCCACCTGAAGATCTCGTCCACCCCCGGCGCCGCCGTCTCGCCCAGCCGCTGCGCCAGCCGCTGGGCCCGCGCCGGATCGGCGTCCGTGAGGATCAGCGATCCGACCTCGCGATGACGGCTGAGCGTGTTCGCGTGGAGGGTCCCGATGCGGCCCGTACCGATGACGCCGATGCGCATGGGAACAAAGTGGGGGCGGAGCCGGTGCCCTGTCAATTCGCATGTCAGGACAACCGGACTTCACGACTTCCCGTCAACCCGTCACGCGGCTACGCTCGGGCCCGTGCCGAAACCTGTTGTGGACCCGACCGTCGCGCTCGACCTCCGTGTGGACCGTAGCTCGCCGGTGCCGTTGTACTTCCAGCTCTCCCAGCAGCTGGAGGCCGCCATCGAGCGCGGTGGCCTGACTCCCGGCAGCCTCCTGGGCAACGAGATCGAACTGGCCGCACGGCTCGGACTGTCCCGGCCCACCGTCCGCCAGGCCATCCAGTCCCTCGTGGACAAGGGCCTCCTCGTGCGCCGCCGGGGCGTCGGCACCCAGGTCGTGCACAGCCAGGTCAAGCGCCCCCTGGAGCTGAGCAGCCTCTACGACGACCTGGAGGCGGCCGGGCAGCGCCCGGCGACCAAGGTCCTGGTCAACACGGTCGTCCCGGCCTCCGCGGAGATCGCCGCGGCGCTCGGTGTCGCCGAGGGCGGCGACGTGCACCGCGTCGAACGGCTCCGGCTCGCGCACGACGAGCCGATGGCCTATCTGGTCAACCACCTGCCGCCCGGCCTGTTCGACCTGGACACGGCCCAGCTGGAGGCGACCGGCCTGTACCGGCTGATGCGCGCCGCCGGGATCACCCTGCACAGCGCCCGCCAGTCGATCGGCGCCCGGGGCGCCACCGCCATGGAGGCCGACCGGCTCGGCGAGGCCGAGGGCGCGCCGCTGCTCACCATGCGGCGGACCACCTTCGACGACACCGGCCGCGCGGTCGAGTTCGGCGACCACACCTACCGCCCGGCCCGCTACTCCTTCGAGTTCCAGCTGCTCGTGCGCCCCTGACGACGGCCCAGGGTTCGTCGCATTGTCCGGACAAGGTGACCGGGATCTCCTCCCCGGCCGCACTCCCGACCCGGCCGATGACCGATACTGAAGTGTTTGGGGCTGGTGAGGTCGCCGCCGGGACACGCCGACGGTGAGGTCGCCCGCCCCTTACGCACGTCGGAGCAAGGACAGCCGGCCACAGCCGGCGACAGGGAGAAGGGCACGGCCTCGTGGCACGGTTTCGTACCTGGGCAGTCATGGCAGTCGCGGGGGCACTCTCGGTGTCCCTGGCGGGTTGCAGCAGCACCGGCGGGAAGCGGGCCGAGGACGCCCGCAAGGCCGCCGTGGCCCAGGGCAGGGCGGCGGTGAACACGCCCCGCTGGACCTTCGCGATGATCACGCACTCGGGGGACGGCGACACCTTCTGGGACATCGTGCAGAGCGGTGCCAAGCAGGCCGCCGTCAAGGACAACATCAACTTCCTCTACTCGCACGACGACGACGCGCAGCAGCAGGCCCAGCTGGTGGACGCGGCGGTCGACAAGAAGGTCGACGGGATCATCGTCACCCTCGCCAAGCCGGACGCCATGAAGGCGTCGGTCGAGCGCGCCGAGAGGGCCGGCATCCCGGTGATCACGGTCAACTCCGGCTCCGAGCAGTCCAAGGCCTTCGGCGCGCTGACCCACATCGGCCAGGACGAGACCATCGCCGGCGAGGCGGTGGGCGACGAGCTGAACAAGCGGGGCAAGAAGAAGGCCCTGTGCGTGCTGCACGAGCAGGGCAACGTCGGTCACGAGCAGCGCTGCGACGGCGTCGCCAAGACCTTCCACGGCACCACGCAGAAGCTCTACGTCAACGGCACCAACATGCCGGACGTGCAGTCCGCCATCGAGGCCAAGCTCCAGGCCGACAAGTCCGTGGACGCGGTCGTCACCCTCGGCGCGCCGTACGCGGACACCGCGGTGAAGGCCAAGGGCGACGCGGGCAGCAAGGCCGAGGTGGACACCTTCGACCTCAACGCCCAGGTCGCGGCCTCCCTGAAGAACGGCACGCTGGGCTTCGCCGTGGACCAGCAGCCGTACCTCCAGGGCTACGAGGCGGTCGACCTGCTGTGGGCCTACAAGTACAACGGCGACGTCCTCGGCGGCGGCAAGCCGGTGCTGACCGGCCCGCAGATCATCACCAAGGACCAGGCGGCCACGCTGGCGGCGTACACCGAGCGGGGCACCCGATGAGCGCGACCGCCGAACGCAAGACCGATGAACAAGTGGCCGACGAAAGGATCCTTCGGACCTCTCCGCTGAAGAAGCTCCTCGCCCGCCCCGAACTGGGCTCGGTCGTCGGCGCCCTCGCCGTCTTCGTGTTCTTCGCCTTCGTCGCCGACGGCTTCCTGCGCGCCTCCAGCCTCAGCACCGTCCTGTACGCCTCCTCGACCATCGGGATCATGGCCGTACCGGTGGCCCTCCTGATGATCGGCGGCGAGTTCGACCTGTCGGCGGGCGTCATGGTGACCTCCGCGGCGCTGATCTCCTCGATGTTCAGCTACCAGATGACGGCGAACACCTGGGTCGGCGTCGGCGTGTCGCTCCTCGTCACACTGGCCGTCGGCGCCTTCAACGGCTTCATGCTCACCCGCACCAAGCTGCCCAGCTTCATCATCACCCTGGGCACCTTCCTGATGCTGTGCGGCATGAACCTGGGCTTCACCAAGCTGATCGACGGCACGGTCTCCACCAAGACCATCGCCGACATGGAGGGCTTCTCCAGCGCCCGCGCCGTCTTCGCCTCCACGGTCACCGTCGGCGGGGTCGACTTCAAGATCACCATCCTGTGGTGGCTCGCCCTGGTCGCCCTCGGCTCCTGGATCCTGCTGCGCACCCGCGTCGGCAACTGGATCTTCGCGGTCGGCGGCAACGAGGACGCGGCCCGCGCGGTCGGCGTCCCGGTGGCCAAGACCAAGATCGGCCTCTACATGGGCGTCGCGTTCGGCGCCTGGATCTCCGGCCAGCACCTGCTCTTCTCCTTCGACGCCGTCCAGTCCGGCGAGGGCGTCGGCAACGAGCTGATCTACATCATCGCGGCCGTCATCGGCGGCTGCCTGATCACCGGCGGCTACGGCAGCGCGATCGGCTCCGCCGTGGGCGCCCTGCTGTTCGGCATGACCAGCAAGGGCATCGTCTTCGCCGAGTGGAACCCCGACTGGTTCAAGTTCTTCCTCGGAGCGATGCTGCTCCTCGCGACCCTGCTCAACGCCTGGGTCCGCAAGCGCGCGGAGGCGACGGCATGACGCAGACCAAGACACCCGCGGCCCTGGTCGAGCTGACCGACGTCAGCAAGCACTACGGCAACGTCCGCGCCCTGGAGGGCGTGTCCCTCCAGGTGCACGCGGGCGAGATCACCTGCGTCCTCGGCGACAACGGCGCGGGCAAGTCCACCCTGATCAAGGTGATCGCCGGACTGCACCAGCACGACGGCGGCACGCTGACCGTCGACGGCGAGGAGACCCGCCTCGCCTCCCCGCGCGACGCGCTGGACCGGGGCATCGCCACCGTCTACCAGGACCTGGCCGTGGTGCCCCTGATGCCGGTCTGGCGCAACTTCTTCCTCGGCTCCGAGCCCCGCAAGGGCAGCGGCCCCTTCAAGCGCCTCGACACCGGCCTGATGCGCCGCACCACCCGCGAGGCGCTGCTGCGCATGGGCATCGACCTGCGGGACGTCGACCAGCCCATCGGCACCCTCTCGGGCGGCGAACGCCAGTGCGTGGCCATCGCCCGCGCCGTCCACTTCGGCGCCAAGGTCCTCGTCCTGGACGAGCCGACCGCGGCCCTGGGCGTGAAGCAGTCCGGCGTCGTCCTCAAGTACGTCGCCGCGGCCCGGGACGAGGGCCTGGGCGTGGTCCTGATCACCCACAACCCGCACCACGCGTACCTGGTCGGGGACCGGTTCGTGCTGCTGCGCCGGGGCACCATGGTGGGCAATCACACACGCGACGAGATCACCCTCGACGAACTGACGCGGCAGATGGCGGGCGGCTCCGACCTGGAGGCCCTCCGCCACGAACTGCAACGCAGTTGACGCCCCCGAGGGGCGCCGCGGTCAACCGGGAGACCCCCGGGATCGCCCGCCCCTCGGCCCGGCCCTGTACCGCACCCTTACCGCGGGTGAGGCAGAATCGACCAACGATGAGCACCTACCGCGACCTCACCGCCCCCATCGGCTCCCGCCGGGCCCCTGTGCTCCGCACGGTCGGGACCAGGGAACGCCGATCCCACCTGACCGCACCCCGGGTGCCCACCGTCGGCATCGACATCGGCGGCACCAAGGTCATGGCGGGCGTCGTGGACGCCGACGGCAACATCCTGGAGAAGCTCCGCACGGAGACCCCGGACAAGTCCAAGAGCCCCAAGGTCGTCGAGGACACCATCGTCGAGCTGGTCCTCGACCTCTCCGACCGGCACGACGTGCACGCGGTGGGCATCGGCGCCGCCGGCTGGGTCGACGCCGACCGCAACCGCGTCCTGTTCGCCCCCCACCTGTCCTGGCGCAACGAACCGCTGCGCGACCGCCTCAGCGGCCGTCTGTCCGTCCCGGTCCTCGTGGACAACGACGCCAACACGGCCGCCTGGGCCGAGTGGCGCTTCGGCGCCGGGCGCGGCGAGGACCACCTGGTGATGATCACGCTGGGCACCGGCATCGGCGGCGCCATCCTGGAGGACGGCCAGGTCAAGCGCGGCAAGTTCGGCGTGGCCGGCGAGTTCGGCCATATGCAGGTCGTGCCCGGCGGCCACCGCTGCCCGTGCGGCAACCGCGGCTGCTGGGAGCAGTACAGCTCCGGCAACGCGCTGGTCCGCGAGGCGCGCGAGCTGGCCGCCGCCGACTCGCCGGTCGCCTACGGGATCATCGAGCACGTCAAGGGCAACATCGGTGACATCACCGGCCCGATGATCACCGAGCTGGCCCGCGAGGGCGACGCGATGTGCGTGGAACTGCTCCAGGACATCGGCCAGTGGCTCGGCGTCGGCATCGCCAACCTGGCCGCCGCCCTCGACCCCTCCTGCTTCGTCATCGGCGGCGGCGTCTCGGCCGCCGACGAACTGCTCATCGGCCCCGCCCGGGAGGCGTTCAAGCGCCAGCTCACCGGCCGCGGCTACCGCCCCGAGGCCCGCATCACCCGCGCCCAGCTCGGCCCCGAGGCCGGCATGGTGGGCGCCGCCGACCTGGCCCGCCTGGTCGCCCGCCGCTTCCGCCGCGCCAAGCGGCGCCGGGTGGAACGGTACGAGCGCTACGAGCGCTACGCCCAGGCCCGTCGAGAACGGGACACCGCATGACCACCTCCCTGCCCCGCCAGGCCGCGCCGCCCGGCCCCGCCCGGCGGCCCCCGGAGAACCCCCGCCACAAGGCGAAACGCCGGGCGCTCACCCTGCTGATCATCGTGCTGCTGATCGGGGTGCCGGCCGGCTATCTGGTGATCTCGGCCAACCAGAGCCGCAACAGCGGCAAGGACAAGGAGGCCAAGTACTCCGCGACCGGCCTCACCGAGGGCTGGCCGTCGAAGGTGCAGCGCCGCCTCTACCAGGTGAACGTCCCGCACCCCGCCGACCGCGTCGCCTCCTACGAGACGAACAACTGGAAGACCAGCCGCCTCTACGTGCAGTTCCGCACCAACCAGGCCGGTCTCGACAGCTTCCTGCAGTCCATCGGCTCCCGCAGGGACGAGCTGGAGAAGGGCGACATCGCCGTCGGCGCCCGCGACCGCAAGGTCAGCGGCTGGGACTTCACCGGCCCCGGCTCCTGGTGGGGCCTCACCCGCACCCAGAAGAACCCGGCCCCCACCCAGGACGTGGTCGTGAACCTGGCCGACCCGACCTATCCGATGGTGTACGTGGTCTCCCGGACGGTCCCGTAGCCGGGCCGCGGACCGGGCGGCCGGGGCCGATTGTCAGACCCCGCCCGTAGAGTCGGAGACGTCTGATCCGACGTACGGACGGGAGGTGGCGGTACGTATGAGCGGCACGGCTGCGGTGGCCGAGCCCGCCGAGGGTTCCCGGGACACGGTCCCGGCGCGCCTCGCCTGCGTCTACCTGCCCGCGCCCCTCCCGCGCGAGGGCCGCCTCGCCTTCTGGGACCCCGCGGGCGACCCGCTGCCCGCCACGGCCGGCGACTCCGGCGAGCTGACGGTCGTACGTCCCCACGGAGCCGGGGTGCGCCGCAGGCGGGTACCCGCGCTGACCCTCCCGCTCGACCGCGCCCTGCCCCTGCTGGTCCACGCCCGCCGCGACCGCGCCGCCCACCCGGCCACCGCCTGCTGGGGCGCCGCCGCCCTGCACGCACTGCGGCTGGTCGCCCGCGGCCGCCTGCTGCCCGGCCTCACCCCGAGCGGCCACGACGCCTGGCGCGCCGGCCCGCTCGAACCCGACGACATCGCCCATCTGCGCGCCATCGCCGCCGCCCTGCCCCCGGAGGGCCACGCCGTGCCCCTGCCCGGCTCCGGGCCGCTGCGGCTGCCCGAGCCGGAGGCCCTGGTCCGCTCCTTCCTGGACGCGGTCGCCGACACCCTGCCCCGCACCCCGGCGGCCCCGCACGCCGCCGGCCGTCCCTTCGCCGCCCGCGCACCCCAGGCACTGCCGCACGCGCACGAGTGGGCGGCCGAGGTCGCCGCCGGCATGGACGCGGGCGTACGGATCTCGCTGCGCCTCGACCTGTCCGCGTACGACACCTTCGACACCGGCGCGAGCGCGGGCGCCCGCGCCGCCGGAGCGGCGATCGTCCAGGTCCACAGCCTCGCCGACCCCACCCTGGTGGCCGACGCCGCCGCACTGTGGGCGGGCGAGGCCGACGCGGCCTTCGGACCCCGGGCCCGGGTGGACGCGGCCCTCGCCGTGCGCCGCGCCGCCCGGGTGTGGCCGCCCCTGGACCGGCTGGCCGAGCAGGACGTGCCCGACGTACTGGCCCTCTCCGAGGAGGAGCTGGGCGATCTGCTCGGCGTCGCGGCCGGCCGGCTCGGCGCCGCCGGGGTCGCCGTGCACTGGCCCCGGGACCTCGCCCGCGACCTCACCGCCACCGCGGTGGTGCGGCCCGCCCCCGGCTCCGCGACCGACGGCACCGGCTTCTTCGAGAGCGAGGACCTGCTGCGCTTCCGGTGGCAGCTCGCGCTCGGCGGCGACCCGCTGGACGAGGCCGAGATGGACGCCCTCGCCGAGGCGCACCGCCCGGTCGTACGACTCCGCGACCGCTGGGTCCTGGTCGACCCGGCCCTCGTCCGCAAGGCCCGCAAGCGCGAGCTCGGCCTGCTCGACCCGGTCGACGCGCTGTCCGTGGCGCTCACCGGCACCGCCGAGGTCGACGGCGAGACCGTGCCGGCCGTCCCCGCCGGCGCCCTCGCAACCCTGCGCGACCGCCTCACCGCGGGCCTCGCCCCGGCCACGCCGCCCGCCGAGCTGGCCGCCACCCTGCGCGACTACCAGCTGCGCGGCCTGGCCTGGCTCGACCTGATGACCTCCCTCGGCCTCGGCGGCTGCCTCGCCGACGACATGGGCCTCGGCAAGACCGTCACCCTCATCGCGCTGCACCTGAAACGGGCCCGCCCCGAACCCACCCTGGTGGTCTGCCCCGCCTCGCTGCTCGGCAACTGGCAGCGGGAGATCAACCGCTTCGCCCCCGGCGTCCCCGTCCGCCGCTTCCACGGCGCGGACCGCACCCTGGACGGACTCGACGGCGGCTTCGTCCTCACCACCTACGGCACCATGCGCTCCGCCGCCGCCCAACTCGCCGACCGGGCCTGGGGAATGGTCGTCGCCGACGAGGCCCAGCACGTCAAGAACCCCTTCTCGGCCACCGCCAAGGCGCTGCGCACCATCCCGGCCCCCGCGCGCGTGGCGCTCACCGGCACCCCGGTCGAGAACAACCTCTCCGAGCTGTGGGCTCTGCTCGACTGGACCACCCCCGGACTGCT
This Streptomyces misionensis DNA region includes the following protein-coding sequences:
- a CDS encoding GntR family transcriptional regulator gives rise to the protein MDPTVALDLRVDRSSPVPLYFQLSQQLEAAIERGGLTPGSLLGNEIELAARLGLSRPTVRQAIQSLVDKGLLVRRRGVGTQVVHSQVKRPLELSSLYDDLEAAGQRPATKVLVNTVVPASAEIAAALGVAEGGDVHRVERLRLAHDEPMAYLVNHLPPGLFDLDTAQLEATGLYRLMRAAGITLHSARQSIGARGATAMEADRLGEAEGAPLLTMRRTTFDDTGRAVEFGDHTYRPARYSFEFQLLVRP
- a CDS encoding Gfo/Idh/MocA family protein, with translation MRIGVIGTGRIGTLHANTLSRHREVGSLILTDADPARAQRLAQRLGETAAPGVDEIFRWGVDAVVITTATAAHAELIGRAARSGLPVFCEKPIALDVPGTLQALAEVAAAQTVLQMGFQRRFDAGYAGAREAVRSGRLGRLHTVRALTCDQSPPPADWLPLSGGLFRDTLIHDFDVLRWVTGREVTDVYATGSDAGPAMFREAGDVGTGAALLTLDDGTLATASATRVNGAGYDVRMELAGEHDTAVVGLDDRTPLASTEPSGPPPADKPWTGFLERFAPAYEAELCAFVDVLRGERPNPCDGRQALEALRIAEACEISRRERRAVALGEIPGA
- a CDS encoding sugar kinase; this encodes MTTSLPRQAAPPGPARRPPENPRHKAKRRALTLLIIVLLIGVPAGYLVISANQSRNSGKDKEAKYSATGLTEGWPSKVQRRLYQVNVPHPADRVASYETNNWKTSRLYVQFRTNQAGLDSFLQSIGSRRDELEKGDIAVGARDRKVSGWDFTGPGSWWGLTRTQKNPAPTQDVVVNLADPTYPMVYVVSRTVP
- a CDS encoding ROK family glucokinase, which produces MSTYRDLTAPIGSRRAPVLRTVGTRERRSHLTAPRVPTVGIDIGGTKVMAGVVDADGNILEKLRTETPDKSKSPKVVEDTIVELVLDLSDRHDVHAVGIGAAGWVDADRNRVLFAPHLSWRNEPLRDRLSGRLSVPVLVDNDANTAAWAEWRFGAGRGEDHLVMITLGTGIGGAILEDGQVKRGKFGVAGEFGHMQVVPGGHRCPCGNRGCWEQYSSGNALVREARELAAADSPVAYGIIEHVKGNIGDITGPMITELAREGDAMCVELLQDIGQWLGVGIANLAAALDPSCFVIGGGVSAADELLIGPAREAFKRQLTGRGYRPEARITRAQLGPEAGMVGAADLARLVARRFRRAKRRRVERYERYERYAQARRERDTA
- a CDS encoding DEAD/DEAH box helicase, whose product is MSGTAAVAEPAEGSRDTVPARLACVYLPAPLPREGRLAFWDPAGDPLPATAGDSGELTVVRPHGAGVRRRRVPALTLPLDRALPLLVHARRDRAAHPATACWGAAALHALRLVARGRLLPGLTPSGHDAWRAGPLEPDDIAHLRAIAAALPPEGHAVPLPGSGPLRLPEPEALVRSFLDAVADTLPRTPAAPHAAGRPFAARAPQALPHAHEWAAEVAAGMDAGVRISLRLDLSAYDTFDTGASAGARAAGAAIVQVHSLADPTLVADAAALWAGEADAAFGPRARVDAALAVRRAARVWPPLDRLAEQDVPDVLALSEEELGDLLGVAAGRLGAAGVAVHWPRDLARDLTATAVVRPAPGSATDGTGFFESEDLLRFRWQLALGGDPLDEAEMDALAEAHRPVVRLRDRWVLVDPALVRKARKRELGLLDPVDALSVALTGTAEVDGETVPAVPAGALATLRDRLTAGLAPATPPAELAATLRDYQLRGLAWLDLMTSLGLGGCLADDMGLGKTVTLIALHLKRARPEPTLVVCPASLLGNWQREINRFAPGVPVRRFHGADRTLDGLDGGFVLTTYGTMRSAAAQLADRAWGMVVADEAQHVKNPFSATAKALRTIPAPARVALTGTPVENNLSELWALLDWTTPGLLGPLKSFRARHARAVENGEDPEAVDRLARLVRPFLLRRKKSDPGIVPELPPKTETDHPVPLTREQAALYEAVVRESMLAIETAEGIARRGLVLKLLGALKQICDHPALYLKEEPGTDRLHHRSGKLALLDELLDTVLAEDGSALVFTQYVGMARLITRHLSARAIPVDLLHGGTPVPERERMVDRFQSGETPVLVLSLKAAGTGLNLTRAGHVVHFDRWWNPAVEEQATDRAYRIGQTQPVQVHRLVTEGTVEDRIAEMLAAKRALADAVLGSGESALTELTDRELSDLVSLRSTP
- a CDS encoding sugar ABC transporter substrate-binding protein, with product MARFRTWAVMAVAGALSVSLAGCSSTGGKRAEDARKAAVAQGRAAVNTPRWTFAMITHSGDGDTFWDIVQSGAKQAAVKDNINFLYSHDDDAQQQAQLVDAAVDKKVDGIIVTLAKPDAMKASVERAERAGIPVITVNSGSEQSKAFGALTHIGQDETIAGEAVGDELNKRGKKKALCVLHEQGNVGHEQRCDGVAKTFHGTTQKLYVNGTNMPDVQSAIEAKLQADKSVDAVVTLGAPYADTAVKAKGDAGSKAEVDTFDLNAQVAASLKNGTLGFAVDQQPYLQGYEAVDLLWAYKYNGDVLGGGKPVLTGPQIITKDQAATLAAYTERGTR
- a CDS encoding ATP-binding cassette domain-containing protein, with product MTQTKTPAALVELTDVSKHYGNVRALEGVSLQVHAGEITCVLGDNGAGKSTLIKVIAGLHQHDGGTLTVDGEETRLASPRDALDRGIATVYQDLAVVPLMPVWRNFFLGSEPRKGSGPFKRLDTGLMRRTTREALLRMGIDLRDVDQPIGTLSGGERQCVAIARAVHFGAKVLVLDEPTAALGVKQSGVVLKYVAAARDEGLGVVLITHNPHHAYLVGDRFVLLRRGTMVGNHTRDEITLDELTRQMAGGSDLEALRHELQRS
- a CDS encoding ABC transporter permease, which gives rise to MSATAERKTDEQVADERILRTSPLKKLLARPELGSVVGALAVFVFFAFVADGFLRASSLSTVLYASSTIGIMAVPVALLMIGGEFDLSAGVMVTSAALISSMFSYQMTANTWVGVGVSLLVTLAVGAFNGFMLTRTKLPSFIITLGTFLMLCGMNLGFTKLIDGTVSTKTIADMEGFSSARAVFASTVTVGGVDFKITILWWLALVALGSWILLRTRVGNWIFAVGGNEDAARAVGVPVAKTKIGLYMGVAFGAWISGQHLLFSFDAVQSGEGVGNELIYIIAAVIGGCLITGGYGSAIGSAVGALLFGMTSKGIVFAEWNPDWFKFFLGAMLLLATLLNAWVRKRAEATA